The following proteins are encoded in a genomic region of Pelodictyon phaeoclathratiforme BU-1:
- a CDS encoding TIGR04283 family arsenosugar biosynthesis glycosyltransferase: MDTTTLSIIIPVYNEEAIIAQALHTLLAITDRSSGIEIIVSDASTDRTPDILSRFPVTICHSAKGRAVQMNNGARVAGGDILLFLHADTLPPDTFIDDIRSAAATGKKAGCFKMRFDDDHPLLALFGWFTRVPLILCRGGDQSLFIDRALFFGIEGFDENLLVMEDYDIIKRIEEREPFHILETEVTTSARKYHDNGIIRLQMIFGTLHLMYALGFDQESLIRYYRENII; encoded by the coding sequence ATGGATACAACAACCTTAAGCATAATTATACCCGTCTATAACGAAGAGGCCATCATTGCTCAAGCGCTTCATACTCTCCTTGCAATAACGGATCGATCGTCAGGCATTGAGATCATTGTCAGTGACGCAAGTACAGACAGGACTCCCGATATTCTCTCCCGCTTTCCGGTAACCATATGCCACAGTGCAAAGGGACGTGCCGTTCAAATGAATAACGGCGCCCGCGTGGCCGGAGGAGATATTCTCCTCTTTCTTCATGCCGATACGCTGCCGCCCGACACGTTTATCGATGATATCCGTTCGGCAGCGGCTACCGGGAAAAAGGCAGGTTGTTTCAAAATGAGATTTGATGACGACCACCCGCTTCTCGCTCTCTTTGGATGGTTCACCCGCGTTCCACTGATCCTCTGCCGGGGAGGAGATCAATCACTCTTTATCGACAGAGCACTCTTTTTCGGCATCGAGGGGTTCGATGAAAACCTGCTCGTCATGGAAGACTACGATATCATCAAACGCATCGAAGAGCGTGAGCCGTTCCACATCCTCGAAACAGAGGTCACCACATCAGCCAGAAAATATCATGACAACGGCATCATCCGGCTCCAGATGATTTTCGGAACACTTCATCTCATGTATGCCCT
- a CDS encoding TIGR04282 family arsenosugar biosynthesis glycosyltransferase, producing the protein MNDERLLIIFSKNPEAGQVKTRLARDVGEKKALEIYEILREHTALVTAKVSAERMVFYSSFIPSSDLFRTTTFSFRLQEGADLGERMFHAIRSGFEAGFRHIVLIGTDCYELSSEILDQAFSALERSDAVVGPATDGGFYLIGLNRLIPELFLNREWSNSAVLRESIRILQCHETPYELLSELSDIDTFDDLKKSRLWIQQP; encoded by the coding sequence ATGAACGATGAACGACTCCTCATTATCTTCAGCAAAAACCCTGAAGCTGGGCAAGTAAAAACCCGCCTTGCGCGAGATGTCGGAGAAAAAAAAGCCCTTGAGATTTATGAAATTCTCAGGGAGCATACCGCTCTCGTGACTGCGAAGGTTAGTGCTGAACGAATGGTATTTTACTCCAGCTTTATCCCCTCCTCTGATCTCTTTCGCACAACAACATTCAGCTTTCGCCTGCAAGAGGGAGCTGACTTGGGGGAGCGGATGTTTCATGCCATACGCAGTGGATTTGAAGCCGGTTTTCGCCACATCGTACTCATCGGAACAGACTGTTACGAACTGAGCAGCGAAATTCTTGACCAAGCATTCAGCGCTCTTGAACGATCTGATGCTGTTGTTGGGCCTGCCACTGATGGCGGCTTTTACCTTATCGGACTGAACAGGCTGATACCAGAACTCTTTCTCAACCGAGAGTGGAGCAATTCTGCGGTTCTCAGGGAGAGCATCAGAATTCTTCAGTGCCATGAAACTCCATACGAGTTGCTTTCGGAGCTTTCGGATATTGATACCTTCGATGACCTGAAAAAAAGCAGATTATGGATACAACAACCTTAA
- a CDS encoding FAD-dependent oxidoreductase, with protein MKIAIFGAGVAGLSAAIELVDRGHTVEIYEKRKVLGGKVSVWKDSEGDSIESGLHIVFGGYEQLQQYLKRVGAEDNYQWKEHTLIYAEPNGQQSFFKKANLPSPWAEVIGGLQTDFLTMWDKISLIKGLYPALTGNEAYFRSQDHMTYSEWHRLRGASEHSLQKLWRAIALAMNFIEPNIISARPMITIFKYFGTNYTATKFAFFRKNPGDSMIEPMRQYIQSKGGRIFVDAKLNRFELNSDESIKGALLQDGHKIEADAYISALPVHNIKTIIPREWLAHKYFRNLHEFVGSPVANCQLWFDRKITDTDNLMFSQGTIFATFADVSITCPDDFQNGSGTANGGSVMSLVLAPAHQLMEMPNEVIIELVMKDIHDRFPLSRQAILLKSTLVKIPQSVYKAVPDVDKFRPDQISPVKNFFLAGDYTDQHYLASMEGAALSGKLVAEKLLSRFGN; from the coding sequence ATGAAAATAGCAATTTTCGGAGCAGGAGTTGCTGGCCTTAGTGCAGCAATAGAGCTTGTGGATCGTGGACACACGGTAGAGATTTATGAAAAACGCAAGGTACTTGGCGGTAAGGTTTCCGTCTGGAAAGACAGCGAGGGTGACTCCATAGAATCAGGACTTCATATTGTTTTCGGTGGTTACGAACAGCTTCAGCAATACCTTAAACGGGTCGGTGCGGAAGATAATTATCAGTGGAAAGAACATACCCTGATCTATGCTGAACCGAATGGACAACAATCTTTTTTCAAGAAGGCAAACCTTCCCAGTCCCTGGGCAGAGGTTATTGGCGGTCTGCAGACCGATTTCCTTACAATGTGGGACAAAATCTCCCTGATCAAAGGGCTCTATCCTGCCCTTACCGGCAATGAGGCCTATTTCCGCAGTCAGGACCATATGACCTATTCGGAGTGGCACCGATTGAGAGGAGCGTCGGAGCATTCGTTACAGAAACTCTGGCGGGCCATTGCTCTTGCCATGAATTTCATTGAGCCGAATATCATCAGTGCACGGCCGATGATCACTATTTTCAAATATTTTGGCACCAATTATACCGCAACCAAGTTTGCCTTTTTCCGCAAAAATCCTGGCGATTCCATGATTGAACCAATGCGGCAGTATATACAGAGCAAGGGTGGGCGCATTTTTGTTGATGCAAAACTTAACCGGTTTGAACTCAACAGTGACGAGAGTATTAAAGGCGCCCTGCTGCAGGATGGCCATAAAATCGAGGCTGATGCCTATATTTCCGCCCTGCCTGTCCACAACATCAAAACCATTATTCCCCGTGAGTGGCTCGCCCATAAGTATTTCCGCAACTTGCATGAATTTGTTGGCAGCCCGGTCGCAAACTGCCAGCTCTGGTTCGACCGGAAAATTACCGATACCGATAATCTCATGTTTTCACAAGGCACGATTTTTGCGACATTTGCTGATGTCTCAATCACTTGCCCTGACGACTTCCAGAATGGCTCCGGCACAGCAAACGGTGGCAGCGTCATGAGCCTGGTGCTTGCTCCGGCACACCAATTGATGGAGATGCCCAACGAGGTAATTATTGAGCTTGTCATGAAAGATATTCACGACCGCTTTCCTTTGTCACGTCAGGCAATACTTCTCAAATCAACCCTTGTCAAAATTCCCCAATCAGTCTACAAGGCGGTACCCGATGTCGATAAATTCCGCCCTGACCAGATCAGCCCTGTTAAAAACTTTTTTCTGGCTGGCGATTATACTGACCAGCACTATCTGGCTTCCATGGAGGGTGCGGCACTGAGCGGAAAACTGGTGGCAGAAAAGCTTCTCAGCCGGTTCGGCAACTGA